The segment CCCGGGCCCACTCCCCCAGGAGGGCGGAGAAGGGCATCAGGGGCTTGTCGGCGGCGGGTGGGGTTACCCCGAAGCGGAAAACCCCCTCTTGGGGATGCAGGGGGAAGCTGAAGAGGGCCTCGAGGCCCTCCCAGTCCAGGATGGCCGCCCCCACCACCTCCCCCCCGGCGAAGCGCAGGGAGAGGGGAAGTGGGCCAAGGGAAACCTCCAAGACCCCGGAGCGCCGGTGGCTGTGGATCAGCCCCAGAAGTTCCACAAGAGGGATGGCGTTCAGGTTTCCTTCCAGAAGTATCCCTCCCCTATACCCAAGATTAGGGTACGCCCCTCGCCCCGGTAGCCCTCCAAGGCCTTGGCCACCTCCTCCAGGCGATCCTCGCGGGCCAGGGCGGCCACGGTGGGGCCCGCTCCCCCCACGAAGGCGGCCAGGGCCCCGGCTTCCAAGGCCCCTTCGATCGCTTCCAAAACCCCCGGCATCAGGTGGGCCCGGTGGGGCTGGTGCAGGCGGTCCCGGCAGGCTTCCCGTAGGGCCTCGAGCTTTCCTGAATACAGGGCGGCAGGCCAAAGGGCACTGCGGGCCAGGTTGAACACGGCATCCTTTAGGGGAACCTGCTCGGGCAAGGCCGCCCGGGCCAAGGGCGTGGGCACCTCATAGGGGGGTATGGCCAGGACAAAGTAAACCCCTTGGGGCCTGGGAAGGGGAATAGCCAGGGGAGGTTCGGCCAGGGCGGCCACGAACCCCCCGTAGACCGCGGGGGCCACGTTGTCGGGGTGGCCTTCCAGGCGGGCGGCCACCTGAAAAACCCCTTCCCGTCCCAGCCTTCCCCCGGAGTGCTGGTCCGCCAGGGCCACCCCGGCCACCAGGGCGGCGGAAGAGCTTCCCATGCCCCGGGCCAGGGGGATGGGGTTGAAGGCCCGAATAAGAAGAGGTTCTGGCCGTAAGCCCAAGGCCTCCATCCCCGCCCGGTAGCCCTGGTGGATGAGGTTGTCCTCACCCTCCACCTGTCCTTCCCCCTCGTAGTGGAAGGCATCCTTGGGGGCCGGCTCGGCCTCCACCTCCAGGTAGAGGTCCAGGGCTACCCCCAAGGCGTCAAACCCCGAGCCCAGGTTGGCCAGGGTGGCGGGGACATAGAGGCGGGTTGGGTGATCCATACGTCCTACACCGCCCCCAGAATACCAGGAGCTTTCTGGGGTCTTGACAAGAAGAAGAAGAAGAAGAAGAAGAAGCCCTATCTTAGGGGTGAAGGTGGTGCAATGAAAGCAGCAATCTTAGGAGGGCTTCTGCTCCTAACCTTGGGTTTGCCTGTGGCTTTCGGGCGGGAAACACCTTTGTACCAGGCCGGAGTTTCCCAGGCATCCTGCGAGGCGCTAACCACGTCCGAGAGCTTCCGTCCGGACTCTGGGGGCGCATTCGTTCCTCTTTGTGGGCCCGAAGCATGCTTAGATCCGGGAAACGGAAGCGGTGGGGGCGGTGGAGGTGGGAGCAACCCTATCTGTTCCATCGTTTGCCGGCTTGTATGCGTTCCTGTCCAGCAAATCGTTTGTACCCCTGTCCCTCCCCTTTGGCAACCCGCTTGTAGGGTGATTGTTTATAATGAGTGCCGTGAGGTGTGTGAGATGCAGTGCAGGTGAAGGGGGGTGTTGGGATGGCCTTTCGGAACCGAGAAGTCCCAAAAAGACTCCTCTCATTTGGGCTATTTGTGATTTTCACGGTTCTTGCGTTTCTTCTTGAACAGAAGGGCATTTGGGGTGGGTTGCAGCTGCTGTTGGGCTTGGGTGCGATTTTGGCCTTCTACCTGGGCTTGGGTAAGGGCGTGGTCCTTAACCTCCCGAAAGCCTTGGTCTTCTCCCTCTTTGCCGTAATCCTCTTTTACCTCTTCCTGGATTTGGTATTTCCTGGGACTTTTGCCCGTCGCCTGGGCGATATGGCCGTGGAGCCCTACGCTATAGGGGTCGTCTTGGCCCTGCTTCTTTTTCGCCCAGGGCGTGTTTCGAGTGTGTGAGACTATAACGGTCAACGATTGCGTGTGGCGATGGGTTTGCGCAGCCTTTGCTGCGACATGTGTTTATTGGACCACAGATCCCACGGGAAAGGCGGTCTGTGCATTAACAGCCTTTGTGTGCACTGCCTATGACTGGCAGCAAGTTTGCACCCCGAGGCAGGAGGAGAGATGCCAAACGTATTGCGTTCGCTAAGGGAAAGGTTTCGGACTTTGGTAGACATTGCTTTCTACTCTTCTTTAGCGGCGCTGCAATTTAAGCTGTGGCTCTCCGTTTTTGATGATCTTTTTCGCAATGAGAGGCTTGAAACCGGGGACGTTTTCGTGGTGTTTTGCCTCCTCCTGACCCTCTGGTTTGCCTATAGGCGCATAGGCCTACCTTATGCCAGCGCTCTTCTCGGAATGATCTGGGCTGCCTATCTTCAATCCGGGCACTGATAAGGCAGGAAGCTGCCTTCAAAGATCGTTTCTTCTGGGGCTTTAGCTCGCTGGGCGGGCTATTTGGCCGCAGAGCCCTTCTCTGCTGGTGTCCTATTGGCCCTGCTCCTTTTTAGCCCGGTACGCCGGCCGAGGATGCCGCAAGGGTGAGGAGGACGGACTAGCGCAGGAGGAAGGCTGGGGGCACCCTCCCTTCCTGGAGGAGCCGCCTCGCCCGGGGAAGAGCCTCCGCCACCTCCCGGGCGGGCTCGGCCTCCACCTCCAGGTAGAGGTCCAGGGCTACCCCCAAGGCGTCAAACCCCGAGCCCAGGTTGGCCAGGGTGGCGGGGACATAGAGGCGGGTTGGGGGATCCATACGTCCTACACCGCCCCCAGAATACCAGGAGCTTTCTGGGGTTTTGACAAGAAGAAGAAGAAGAAGAAGAAGTCCTATCTTAGGGGTGGAGGTGGTACAATGAAGCTGGCCACGCTAGGAGGGCTTGTGTTTATGGTCTTGGGTTTGCCGGTGGCCATGGCTCAGGCCATGCCCTTCCCTCAAGAAGGGCCTTCTTGCCCATTGCCGGGCGATGAGATGGTGAAACCTCTGGAGAAGGCGAGGGTGGAGGAACCGATTTTGCCCCTCAGCTGTGGCGCCCAGCCTTGTCTGGATCCGGGGGATGGCGGGGGTGGCGGAGGTGGATCAAGCCTCAATCCTGTCTGCTTCCTTGTCTGTCGACAGGTTTGCCGACCGGTTGTTGAGTATGCTTGTAGGCGCGTTGGGGGTGCGTGGTCTTGCGAGGCCGTTTCGCGAATTGTTTGTACCGAGGTTTGCCAAAATGTTTGTAGGTAGGAGGTGCTGCTATGGATAGATTTCAAAGGCTTTGGGGTCTTGCAAAGAGAACGCTAGCCTTGGGCATTTCTGTTGGGCTAGGGCTCTTAGCCCTCCGGTTTGAGGGTGTCCTCGGACCCGCTACCTTTGCCCTTGGGGTTATCTCCGGGGCCCTGTTGGACTATGTCTCCCTTGGGCAGGTGCGCTTAACGAACAGGAAAGAAGTGGTGGCTCTCCTAGCAGCCACTTTGGCGGTTGGTTATTTCGTTGAGCTGGTTAGCCCGGGGTACTGGACCCGTTTCCTTCAAGGACCCGCCGGTACCCCGTATTTTTTGGGGCTTTTCCTGGGCGAGCTCCTTTTCTACTCATATAGCAAGGCCGAGGGTAAGGTTATCCGCTGAATGAGGGCAGGAGGAGGCGCTCATACCCGGGAAAAGGGCCAGGGCGCCTGCCCTCCTTCCAAAAGCCTCCGCGCCCGGGGAAGAGCCTCCGCCACCTCCCGGGCGAGGAGCCCCACCCCCTTTTCCCCGGCCCGGAGGTCCCCGGCCAGGCCGTGGAGATAGACCCCAAGCCGTGCCGCGTCAAAAGGCCTAAGCCCCGCCGCCAGCAGGGCGGCGATGGCCCCGGAGAGCACATCCCCCGTTCCCCCGGTGGCCAGGGCGGGGTTGCCAGTGGGGTTTAGGGAAAGGCGGCTTCCCTGAGCCACCACGGTGGGGTTTCCTTTGAGGACCACGGTGAGCCCCGTGCGCTCCGCCAGGGTCCGGGCGGCCTGCAGGGGATCCTTGGCGACCTCCTCTGGGGGCATCCCCAAAAGCCTTCCCGCTTCTCCCGCATGGGGGGTGAGGACGGTGGGCACGCCCGCTTGGCGGTAGGCCTCGGCCACCTCGAGGTGAAGGGCGTCGGCGTCCAAGACGGTGGGGAGACGGGCCTTTAGGGCCTCTAGCGCCCACCCCCTGCCCCACGGCCCCCCGCCCATCCCTACGGCCAGGGCCTCCGCCTTGAGGGGGGGAAGGGTGGGGTGGGAGGCGGGGTGGAAGACGGCCTCGAGGGGCTCTAAGGGTGTGCCCTCAGGGGCCACCAGGTGCACCAGCCCCGCCCCCATGCGGTAGGCCCCCAGGGCGGCCAGGACCGGGGCCCCGGCGTAGCGCAAGCCCTCCCCCCGGTACCCTCCCAGCACCCCCACCCGGCCCACGCTGCCCTTGTGGGCGGTGAGGGGGCGCTTGGGCAGGAGGGGTTTTAGGGCCTCGGGGGTGGCCACCTCGGGCAGGTCCTCCCGGGCCAGGAGGTCCTTGGGGAGCCCGATTTCCGCCAGATAGAGCCGCCCGCAGGCCTCGCGGTGGAGGAGGTGGGGGGTCTTGAGGGCGGCGAAGGCCACGGTGGCCGTGGCCTGCACGTGTGGGGTAAAGGGGAGGCCTGACGGCAGGTCCAGGGCCAGGATGGGAAGCCCGGAGGCGTTCATCCGATCCACCAAACCGGCATGGAATCCTTCCAGGGGCCCCCTTAGGCCGGTGCCGAATAGGGCATCCACCAGCACCTCCTCCCGGTTCCAGGTGGCTTCCTCCAGGGGGCGGATCTCCAGGCCGTGGGCCTTTAGGGCGCTTCGGGCCAAAAGGGCATCCCCGCCCTGGCCTTCCGCGGCAAAGACCCGTACCGGCACCCCGGCCAGGTGGAGGTGCCGGGCCAGCACCAGCCCGTCCCCGCCGTTGTTCCCCTTGCCCGCCAGGACCACAGCGGGGCGGTGGCCAAAAAGCTCCATGTAGACCCGTGCCGCCTTCATCCCTGCCCACTCCATGAGGAGGAGGGAGGGATACCCCATCTCCACCGCCTTCTGGTCGGCTTCCCGCATGGCCTCGGGGGTAAAGAGCCTCATGGTGGGAGCCATGGCCTCCAGAATACTCCTGAAGTACCATGTCCTTATGGGATTAGGGGAAGCTCGGTCGAGGCTTGGGGAGGCCAGGAGGGTGGCGGTCCTGACCGGGGCAGGCATCTCCAAGCCCTCGGGCATCCCCACCTTCCGCGATGCCGAGGGGCTTTGGAGGGAGTTCAACCCCCTAGACTACGCCACCCCGGAGGCGTACGCCAGAAACCCGGAAAGGGTCTGGGAATGGTACGCCTGGCGCCTCGCCAAGGTGCGGGAGGCCAAGCCCAACCCCGCCCATCTGGCCCTGGTGCGGCTGGAAGAGGAGGTGCTGGGGCGAGGGGGGGCCTTCCTCCTGGTCACCCAGAACGTGGACGGCCTCCACGCCTTGGCGGGAAGCCAGAACCTGGTGGAGCTTCACGGCAACATCCTAAGGGCCCGGTGTGAGGCCTGTGGGCACCGCTTTCCCCTTCCCGATCCCTTCGTTCCTCCTCCCTTCTGCCCCCTGTGCGGGCATAGGGCCCGGCCGGACGTGGTCTGGTTTGGGGAGTTATTGCCGGAAGGAGCCTGGGAACGGGCGGAGAAAGCCTTTGCCGAGGCGGATGTGGCCCTGGTGGTGGGTACCAGCGCCGAGGTGGAACCCGCCGCCTCCTTAGGGCGTATCGCCTACGCCTCCGGGGCCTACCTGATCGAGGTGAACCCCGAGCCCACCCCCCTTACCCCCTTGGCCCACCTCTCCCTGCGCATGGGGGCGGTGGAGGGGTTGGAGGCGCTTTTGGGTGAGGACAGCCCAGATCCTTCGGCTTCTGGCTGATCTGGTCACCTTAGCTATCTGGTGGGGGCGGGGTTTGTTCCGGTTGGTCTCGCCCTTCGCTCCTTTCTACTACGCCCAAAAGCTGGCCCCGCAGGCCTTTTGGGAAGCGGCGACCTGGGCCTTACGGGTGCTTCTTTTGGACAGAAGGCGTTTTTTGGAGGTGGTGCCGGAGTTTATGGACGCCTTGCCCTCAGGCAAACACATCGATGCTTTGCCCTTGGGGCAAACATTTTGTGGGTGCAGGCCTCCTGGCTTTCGTGTGCGGGAGAAGCCGTACCTAGCCCTCTTCCCTACGCCCGCGGAAGACCAGGCGGAAGGGCACTTCCTTAAGGCCCAGGTCCTCGCCGATGCGGTTTTTCAGGTAGTTTTCAAAGGCCCGGGTCACGAACTCCGGGTGGTTTACGAAGAAGACGAAGGTGGGTGGGGCCACCTCGGGCTGGGTAGCGTAGAGGATCTTCAAGGGTTTGCCCTTGAAGTTGGGGAGTTGCACCTTGGCCGTCCACACGGCAAGCCAGCGGTTTAGCTCGGCGGTGGGGATGCGGGTGTGGTTGAGCCCGAAGAGGCGCACCGCCTCGCTGAAGATCCTGTCCAGGTTCTGCTTGGTGAAGGCC is part of the Thermus neutrinimicus genome and harbors:
- the thrB gene encoding homoserine kinase; amino-acid sequence: MDHPTRLYVPATLANLGSGFDALGVALDLYLEVEAEPAPKDAFHYEGEGQVEGEDNLIHQGYRAGMEALGLRPEPLLIRAFNPIPLARGMGSSSAALVAGVALADQHSGGRLGREGVFQVAARLEGHPDNVAPAVYGGFVAALAEPPLAIPLPRPQGVYFVLAIPPYEVPTPLARAALPEQVPLKDAVFNLARSALWPAALYSGKLEALREACRDRLHQPHRAHLMPGVLEAIEGALEAGALAAFVGGAGPTVAALAREDRLEEVAKALEGYRGEGRTLILGIGEGYFWKET
- a CDS encoding NAD(P)H-hydrate dehydratase encodes the protein MRLFTPEAMREADQKAVEMGYPSLLLMEWAGMKAARVYMELFGHRPAVVLAGKGNNGGDGLVLARHLHLAGVPVRVFAAEGQGGDALLARSALKAHGLEIRPLEEATWNREEVLVDALFGTGLRGPLEGFHAGLVDRMNASGLPILALDLPSGLPFTPHVQATATVAFAALKTPHLLHREACGRLYLAEIGLPKDLLAREDLPEVATPEALKPLLPKRPLTAHKGSVGRVGVLGGYRGEGLRYAGAPVLAALGAYRMGAGLVHLVAPEGTPLEPLEAVFHPASHPTLPPLKAEALAVGMGGGPWGRGWALEALKARLPTVLDADALHLEVAEAYRQAGVPTVLTPHAGEAGRLLGMPPEEVAKDPLQAARTLAERTGLTVVLKGNPTVVAQGSRLSLNPTGNPALATGGTGDVLSGAIAALLAAGLRPFDAARLGVYLHGLAGDLRAGEKGVGLLAREVAEALPRARRLLEGGQAPWPFSRV
- a CDS encoding SIR2 family NAD-dependent protein deacylase; this translates as MGLGEARSRLGEARRVAVLTGAGISKPSGIPTFRDAEGLWREFNPLDYATPEAYARNPERVWEWYAWRLAKVREAKPNPAHLALVRLEEEVLGRGGAFLLVTQNVDGLHALAGSQNLVELHGNILRARCEACGHRFPLPDPFVPPPFCPLCGHRARPDVVWFGELLPEGAWERAEKAFAEADVALVVGTSAEVEPAASLGRIAYASGAYLIEVNPEPTPLTPLAHLSLRMGAVEGLEALLGEDSPDPSASG